In Saccharicrinis fermentans DSM 9555 = JCM 21142, a genomic segment contains:
- a CDS encoding urease accessory protein UreH domain-containing protein: protein MSIFSMEEVALLLWRLTSDDKIINMTADIQLLTTTAVSAGFIHTILGPDHYLPFIMIGKARDWSISKILMLTFICGLGHVLSSVVLGMVGVFFGVGLEKLEFIEASRGNMAAWALIAFGLVYAIWGLRKVYKNRQHAHVHTHSSGVIHSHKHTHTHDHTHVHGQEEGKKITPWVLFIIFVLGPCEVLIPLIMYPAAQSSISGTIMVTAAFGVSTLLAMLGTVTLGVLGFSLLPVKRMGLYTHVIAGAMIFLSGIAIRMLGI, encoded by the coding sequence ATGAGCATATTCAGTATGGAGGAAGTGGCATTACTATTGTGGAGATTGACATCTGATGATAAAATAATAAACATGACGGCAGACATACAACTATTGACAACAACAGCTGTTTCGGCTGGGTTTATTCATACGATTCTGGGACCGGATCATTACCTTCCTTTTATTATGATAGGGAAGGCTCGCGATTGGAGTATTTCCAAAATATTAATGCTCACTTTTATTTGTGGTCTAGGTCATGTGCTTAGCTCTGTAGTTTTAGGTATGGTGGGTGTTTTCTTTGGCGTGGGGCTTGAAAAACTTGAATTTATCGAGGCGTCACGCGGTAATATGGCTGCTTGGGCTCTTATTGCCTTTGGTTTAGTGTATGCCATATGGGGTTTAAGAAAAGTTTATAAAAACCGTCAGCATGCACATGTGCATACCCATAGTAGTGGTGTTATACATTCGCATAAACATACACATACCCACGACCATACGCACGTTCATGGTCAGGAAGAAGGTAAAAAGATAACACCATGGGTGTTGTTCATTATTTTTGTGTTAGGCCCTTGTGAGGTTCTTATTCCCTTAATCATGTATCCCGCTGCTCAAAGTAGTATCTCAGGGACAATCATGGTTACCGCCGCCTTTGGTGTTTCTACCTTATTGGCCATGCTAGGTACTGTAACTCTTGGGGTATTGGGTTTTTCTTTACTACCAGTGAAAAGAATGGGGCTTTATACCCATGTTATTGCAGGAGCAATGATCTTTTTGTCTGGTATAGCCATTCGAATGCTGGGCATTTGA
- a CDS encoding response regulator: MFTPDPQTILIVDDSMANILALRDALNEYKCIAATSGHQALRFIHTQKQPDLILLDIIMDGMDGYEVCESLKSDAQTSEIPVIFLTAQSDPENLVKGFKVGAADFISKPFNIEELKARVANQLKFKKSLDNNTIYLKSIEEIYDTITDSMYYAQKIQHATLPHAAYLKRVLNEYFIFYKPRDIVSGDFYLVHQVENKKLLIAADCTGHGVPGALMSMMCMALINEIVNVGKIYKPNEILNKLRSIIIHTFNRDGDNDISDGLDASIVLIDPDTNLMEYAGANSPIYIIRDGELIDFKGDRMPVGIYPSQTPFSNHKINLKDGDSLYMFSDGYADQFGGEAKRKMMLRHFKKLLVSNNHLIMSEQKEKLSNYFTDWMGHNEQVDDVLVLGYRFNPNDTLELRHEN; encoded by the coding sequence ATGTTTACCCCAGATCCGCAAACAATACTCATCGTTGATGATTCCATGGCTAATATTCTTGCCTTAAGAGATGCACTGAACGAATACAAATGCATTGCAGCCACTTCTGGACATCAGGCATTGAGATTTATCCACACCCAAAAGCAACCCGATTTAATACTCTTGGATATCATTATGGATGGAATGGATGGTTATGAGGTATGCGAAAGCCTAAAAAGTGATGCCCAGACCAGTGAAATACCTGTTATCTTTTTAACAGCACAAAGTGACCCGGAAAATCTGGTAAAAGGCTTTAAGGTTGGTGCAGCGGATTTTATCAGCAAACCTTTCAACATCGAAGAACTTAAAGCAAGGGTGGCCAATCAGTTAAAGTTTAAAAAATCGTTGGACAATAACACCATTTACCTGAAATCCATCGAAGAGATTTATGATACCATTACCGACAGCATGTATTATGCCCAAAAAATTCAGCATGCTACTTTACCACATGCTGCTTACCTGAAACGCGTTTTGAATGAGTATTTCATCTTCTATAAGCCCAGAGATATTGTTAGCGGGGACTTTTATTTGGTACACCAGGTAGAAAATAAGAAATTACTGATCGCAGCAGACTGCACTGGCCATGGAGTCCCTGGCGCTTTAATGAGTATGATGTGCATGGCACTAATCAATGAAATAGTTAATGTGGGAAAAATTTACAAACCCAATGAAATTTTAAACAAACTACGATCTATTATTATTCATACCTTTAACAGGGATGGTGATAATGATATTTCAGATGGTCTGGATGCTTCCATTGTTTTAATTGATCCGGACACAAATCTGATGGAGTATGCAGGAGCCAACTCTCCTATTTACATCATTCGGGATGGTGAATTAATTGATTTTAAGGGAGACCGGATGCCAGTGGGTATTTACCCTTCACAAACTCCTTTTTCCAATCACAAGATAAATTTAAAAGACGGTGATAGCTTATACATGTTCTCAGATGGATATGCAGATCAATTTGGCGGTGAAGCCAAAAGAAAGATGATGCTAAGACATTTCAAAAAATTGTTGGTATCGAACAATCATCTAATCATGAGTGAGCAAAAAGAAAAACTAAGCAATTATTTTACTGATTGGATGGGACACAACGAACAGGTGGACGATGTTTTGGTACTCGGTTATCGGTTTAACCCCAATGATACCTTAGAACTTCGTCATGAGAATTAA
- a CDS encoding dihydroorotate dehydrogenase-like protein, producing MDLKTTYMGIELKNPIIVGASNLVTDVKMAQKLEEAGAAAIVFKSLFEEQIHLEAAELDEDLHEYDERNAEMTSLFPQIEHSGPKAHLMALKSVVDAVSIPVFASLNCLYDVSWVEYAKYLEETGIAGIELNFYPTISENQKSSVQIEQEQLEVLIKVKEALKIPVSVKLSPYYSNTLHVIRNFNDAKADAFVLFNRLFQPDIDIETEALKMPYNLSSKNDNRLSLRYAGLLSGNVKGSICANNGIHDAEDLISVLLAGADAVQIVSTIYKNGLIQVTTMLEDLSVWMKNKGYAKLEDFKGKLSKNSLKEPYAYKRAQYVDYLMKPKEFTKQFQI from the coding sequence ATGGATTTAAAAACAACGTATATGGGTATTGAGCTCAAAAATCCCATTATTGTAGGAGCAAGCAACCTGGTGACAGATGTTAAAATGGCTCAAAAGTTAGAAGAGGCAGGCGCTGCTGCTATTGTTTTCAAATCGCTCTTTGAAGAACAAATCCATTTAGAAGCTGCTGAACTTGATGAAGACCTGCATGAATATGACGAGAGAAATGCAGAAATGACTTCTTTATTTCCTCAAATAGAGCATAGTGGACCCAAGGCGCATTTGATGGCTTTGAAAAGTGTGGTGGATGCGGTGTCTATTCCGGTTTTTGCAAGCCTCAATTGTCTGTATGATGTAAGTTGGGTTGAATATGCCAAGTATTTGGAAGAAACAGGAATTGCTGGGATAGAGTTGAATTTTTATCCTACCATTTCCGAAAACCAAAAGAGCTCTGTTCAAATAGAACAGGAACAATTGGAAGTGCTGATAAAGGTGAAAGAAGCTCTAAAAATTCCTGTTAGTGTTAAGCTGAGTCCGTATTATTCTAATACGCTCCATGTTATCCGTAATTTTAACGATGCCAAAGCAGATGCATTTGTGCTTTTTAATCGACTTTTTCAGCCGGATATTGACATCGAAACGGAGGCGCTTAAGATGCCGTATAATTTAAGTAGTAAGAATGATAATAGACTTTCTTTGCGTTATGCAGGGCTTCTTTCTGGCAATGTGAAAGGCTCTATTTGTGCCAATAATGGTATTCATGATGCTGAGGATTTAATTTCAGTATTGTTAGCTGGTGCTGATGCTGTGCAGATTGTGAGTACCATCTATAAAAACGGACTTATACAGGTGACCACTATGCTTGAAGATTTGTCTGTTTGGATGAAAAATAAAGGATACGCTAAACTAGAAGACTTTAAAGGTAAACTGTCAAAAAATAGTCTGAAAGAACCTTATGCATACAAGCGGGCACAATATGTTGATTATTTGATGAAGCCAAAAGAATTCACAAAACAGTTTCAGATTTAG
- the ppdK gene encoding pyruvate, phosphate dikinase — protein MAVKRVYTFGNGQAEGRADMKNLLGGKGANLAEMNLIGVPVPPGFTITSDVCTEYNTLGKDAVVALLKSDVETAIKNIELLTETSFGDKKNPLLVSVRSGARASMPGMMDTVLNLGLNDESVVGIALKSGNERFAWDSYRRFVQMYGDVVLGMKPESKEEIDPFERIMEEVKEQKGVDLDTDLDVDDLKELVVQFKAAVKEQTGQDFPESAWEQLWGAVMAVFDSWNNERAILYRRMEGIPHEWGTAVNVQAMVFGNMGDNSATGVAFTRDAATGENIFNGEYLINAQGEDVVAGIRTPQQITKEGSLRWAELQGVTEEDRAEMYPSLEEAMPEVFKELNATQQKLERHYKDMQDLEFTVQDGKLWLLQTRNGKRTGAAMVKIAMDLYREKIIDDKLALMRIEAHKLDELLHPVFDMDAIGTANELAKGLPASPGAASGQIIFFADEAKKYPETILVRIETSPEDLEGMLVAKGILTARGGMTSHAAVVARGMGKCCVSGAGALKIDYKERVLRIEGKMYREGDWISLNGSTGKVYEGRVKTRQPELDGDFASIMDFATKYTRMTVRTNADTPKDAKIARGFGAQGIGLCRTEHMFFEGERIKTVREMILSSDEQGRRAALDKLLPYQRGDFEGILEAMQGYGVTIRLLDPPLHEFVPHTELAQQEMAKEMGISLADVKNKVADLSEFNPMLGHRGCRLGNTYPEITEMQARAIIEAALNLKAKGVITRPEIMVPLIGTVEEFKMQADIIHQTAQLLFTERGDKVEYLVGTMIEIPRAALTADKIAEFAEFFSFGTNDLTQMAFGYSRDDANKFLPIYIEKGILKTDPFQILDQEGVGQLVRMGTERGRSSKADLKVGICGEHGGEPSSVEFCDSVGMDYVSCSPFRVPIARVAAAQANIKKNS, from the coding sequence ATGGCTGTAAAAAGAGTTTATACCTTTGGTAACGGACAAGCAGAAGGAAGGGCTGATATGAAGAACCTCTTGGGGGGTAAGGGTGCTAACCTGGCAGAAATGAACCTAATTGGAGTGCCAGTGCCTCCCGGATTTACAATTACGTCAGATGTTTGTACCGAATACAATACGTTAGGTAAAGATGCAGTTGTTGCACTGTTAAAATCAGATGTTGAAACTGCCATTAAAAATATTGAGTTATTAACAGAAACATCTTTTGGAGATAAAAAAAATCCTCTTCTGGTATCTGTGCGTTCTGGCGCAAGGGCTTCCATGCCTGGCATGATGGATACGGTGCTTAATTTAGGTTTGAATGATGAATCGGTGGTTGGTATTGCTTTGAAATCAGGTAATGAGCGTTTTGCTTGGGATTCTTATCGTCGCTTTGTTCAGATGTATGGTGATGTTGTTTTGGGTATGAAGCCTGAATCTAAGGAAGAGATTGATCCTTTTGAACGGATTATGGAAGAGGTGAAAGAACAAAAAGGGGTGGATTTGGATACTGATTTGGATGTGGATGATTTGAAAGAATTGGTGGTTCAGTTTAAGGCTGCTGTGAAAGAACAAACCGGTCAGGATTTTCCCGAGAGTGCATGGGAGCAGTTATGGGGGGCTGTAATGGCTGTATTCGATAGCTGGAATAACGAGCGAGCGATTTTGTATCGTCGTATGGAAGGTATTCCTCATGAATGGGGAACTGCTGTCAATGTGCAGGCCATGGTATTTGGAAATATGGGCGATAATTCAGCTACAGGAGTGGCCTTTACACGGGATGCTGCCACCGGAGAAAATATATTTAATGGAGAGTATCTTATCAATGCACAAGGTGAAGATGTGGTGGCAGGTATACGTACCCCTCAACAGATTACCAAGGAGGGGTCATTACGATGGGCTGAACTACAAGGAGTAACAGAAGAAGATAGAGCGGAGATGTACCCTTCTTTGGAAGAGGCTATGCCTGAGGTTTTTAAAGAGTTGAATGCCACACAGCAAAAGCTGGAACGCCATTATAAGGATATGCAAGATTTAGAATTTACCGTTCAGGATGGAAAATTATGGTTGTTGCAAACACGTAATGGAAAAAGAACCGGAGCAGCGATGGTGAAGATTGCGATGGATCTGTATCGTGAAAAAATCATCGACGATAAATTAGCGTTGATGAGAATAGAGGCTCATAAACTGGATGAGTTGCTTCATCCGGTATTCGACATGGATGCTATTGGAACCGCCAATGAACTGGCCAAGGGTTTACCTGCTTCGCCGGGAGCCGCTTCTGGACAAATTATTTTCTTTGCTGATGAAGCCAAAAAATATCCTGAAACCATATTGGTGCGTATAGAGACTTCTCCAGAAGATTTGGAAGGTATGTTAGTGGCCAAAGGTATATTGACTGCGCGGGGAGGTATGACTTCTCATGCGGCTGTAGTAGCACGGGGAATGGGTAAGTGTTGTGTATCTGGTGCAGGAGCCTTGAAAATTGATTACAAAGAGCGTGTTTTGCGTATTGAAGGTAAAATGTATAGAGAGGGAGATTGGATATCGTTGAATGGTTCTACTGGTAAGGTATATGAAGGAAGAGTGAAAACACGTCAGCCAGAGTTAGATGGTGACTTTGCCTCTATTATGGATTTTGCTACCAAATATACGCGTATGACCGTGCGTACCAATGCTGATACACCTAAAGATGCTAAGATAGCTCGTGGTTTTGGTGCACAGGGCATTGGATTGTGCAGAACTGAGCATATGTTTTTTGAAGGAGAGCGGATTAAGACCGTTCGAGAAATGATACTATCTTCGGACGAACAAGGACGAAGGGCCGCTTTGGATAAGTTATTGCCCTATCAAAGAGGTGACTTTGAAGGGATTCTGGAGGCCATGCAAGGATATGGTGTTACCATCCGACTGTTAGATCCTCCTTTGCACGAATTTGTGCCGCATACCGAATTGGCACAACAGGAAATGGCCAAAGAAATGGGTATCAGTTTGGCCGATGTTAAAAATAAAGTGGCTGATCTCTCGGAGTTTAATCCAATGTTGGGACACCGTGGTTGTCGTCTGGGTAATACCTATCCTGAAATAACAGAGATGCAGGCACGTGCAATTATTGAAGCTGCCTTGAATTTGAAAGCTAAAGGTGTTATTACCAGGCCAGAGATTATGGTTCCTTTAATTGGAACTGTTGAGGAGTTTAAGATGCAGGCTGATATAATCCACCAAACAGCGCAATTGCTCTTTACCGAAAGAGGTGATAAAGTTGAATATTTGGTGGGTACCATGATTGAGATTCCTCGTGCTGCATTAACAGCCGATAAAATTGCTGAGTTCGCTGAGTTTTTCTCCTTTGGAACCAATGACCTAACCCAAATGGCTTTTGGTTATTCTCGTGATGATGCCAATAAGTTTTTGCCCATTTATATTGAAAAAGGTATCCTTAAAACTGATCCTTTCCAAATACTGGATCAGGAAGGTGTGGGACAGTTAGTTCGAATGGGAACAGAGAGAGGTCGTTCTTCTAAGGCAGACCTTAAAGTAGGTATTTGTGGAGAACATGGTGGAGAACCTAGCTCGGTTGAGTTTTGTGATTCTGTTGGGATGGATTATGTTTCTTGCTCTCCTTTCCGTGTGCCTATTGCCCGGGTGGCTGCAGCCCAAGCTAATATAAAAAAGAACAGTTGA
- a CDS encoding endonuclease MutS2, which yields MIYPEFFEEKIRFDRIRELIKEQCLSSMGKERVDQMRYVTLYDVVSRWVHQTNEFKQICMEESSFPTSYYIDVRGPLNRIKVEGLFLEERELFDLRRSLLSVKDIVRFFKNKEEQNAYPHLREIASKVMVYPYIFERIDAILNKFGKIKDSASPELARIRNEMIKKQGSVSRKMAAILNHARKEGLVETDTNVAIRDGRAVIPVPAGNKRKLNGIIHDESATGKTSFIEPAEIVEINNEIRELEYAERREINRILVAFSDSIRPYLEDLIFSYEFLGIMDFIRAKAKFALQINACLPNMVTYPEVNWEDATHPLLYLQNSVEGKEVVPLSIQLNKEQRIVLISGPNAGGKSVCLQTVGLLQYMFQCGLLVPMDERSTMGIYQHIFIDIGDQQSIENDLSTYSSHLFNMKYFLRHGTPETLILIDEFGTGTEPALGGAIAESVLKRFNTMKMNGVITTHYTNLKHYASGVEGIENGAMQFDTGQIRPLFKLLIGQPGSSFAFEIARKIGLPEELLDSAKERIGEDHINFDKHLREIARDKRYWEQKRDNIRRKDKQLEDVYEKYLTQLEQSKKERQQILEKARREAEELMATANKRIERTIREIKESQAEKERTKKARESLTNFKERLEKSDDKQKHRIEREIERIKNRQKRKEERPDGEALSEKKSKESGSEKKRPTKTSVKDDGMVRKGDKVRLEGQSLPGEVMEITGKNAMVAFGHLITNVKISRLQKISNREVKQAMRSLNQQSLGANMAEQVRKRKLTFKPDIDVRGQRAEEAIQIVTAHIDDAVMCEVGTVKVLHGKGNGILRQMLREMLHTMPHVKSFRDEHIQYGGSGITIVEIDI from the coding sequence TTGATATATCCAGAATTTTTTGAAGAGAAGATCCGTTTCGATCGGATTAGGGAACTGATTAAGGAACAATGTTTAAGTTCCATGGGGAAGGAACGTGTAGACCAGATGCGGTATGTGACCTTGTATGATGTGGTATCCCGGTGGGTTCACCAAACCAATGAGTTTAAACAAATTTGTATGGAGGAGTCATCTTTTCCAACCAGTTACTATATTGATGTGAGGGGGCCTTTGAATCGAATAAAGGTGGAAGGGTTATTCCTGGAGGAGAGGGAGCTTTTTGACTTGCGTCGTTCGCTGTTGTCTGTAAAGGATATTGTACGCTTTTTTAAGAATAAAGAAGAACAGAATGCTTATCCTCACCTTCGTGAGATCGCTTCTAAAGTGATGGTGTATCCATATATCTTTGAACGCATAGATGCGATCTTAAATAAATTTGGTAAGATAAAAGATAGTGCATCACCTGAGCTGGCTCGTATTCGAAATGAGATGATTAAAAAGCAAGGTAGCGTATCCCGTAAGATGGCTGCCATTTTGAATCATGCCCGTAAAGAAGGTCTGGTAGAAACAGATACCAATGTGGCTATTCGCGATGGGCGGGCAGTGATACCTGTTCCGGCCGGAAACAAACGTAAGCTCAATGGTATTATTCATGATGAGTCGGCAACAGGAAAAACATCATTTATTGAGCCTGCTGAGATTGTTGAGATCAATAATGAGATTAGAGAGCTTGAATATGCCGAAAGACGCGAGATAAACAGAATTTTGGTCGCTTTTTCGGATAGTATACGTCCTTATCTGGAGGATCTGATCTTTTCGTATGAGTTTTTGGGTATCATGGACTTCATTCGTGCTAAAGCTAAGTTTGCTTTGCAAATAAATGCCTGTCTTCCCAATATGGTGACATATCCTGAAGTTAATTGGGAAGATGCCACACATCCTTTGCTTTACTTGCAGAATTCAGTGGAAGGTAAGGAAGTGGTTCCTTTGTCTATTCAACTAAATAAGGAGCAACGTATTGTGCTGATTTCTGGTCCCAATGCTGGAGGAAAATCGGTATGCCTGCAAACGGTGGGTTTGTTGCAGTATATGTTTCAATGTGGATTATTGGTTCCTATGGATGAACGCAGTACCATGGGCATATATCAGCATATTTTTATCGACATTGGCGATCAGCAGTCTATCGAAAATGATTTGAGTACTTATAGCTCGCATCTGTTTAATATGAAATATTTTTTGCGTCATGGTACGCCTGAAACCCTCATTCTGATTGATGAGTTTGGTACAGGGACTGAACCTGCTTTGGGAGGTGCCATCGCTGAATCTGTGTTGAAACGCTTTAATACCATGAAGATGAATGGTGTTATTACCACTCACTATACGAATCTTAAACATTATGCTTCGGGTGTAGAGGGGATAGAGAATGGAGCTATGCAATTTGATACTGGTCAGATAAGACCTTTGTTTAAATTGTTGATAGGTCAACCGGGTAGCTCTTTTGCTTTTGAGATTGCACGGAAAATCGGATTGCCTGAAGAACTGTTGGATAGTGCCAAGGAACGGATAGGAGAGGATCATATTAATTTTGATAAACATTTGCGCGAAATTGCCCGTGATAAAAGATACTGGGAACAAAAACGAGATAATATACGACGCAAAGACAAACAGTTGGAGGATGTATATGAAAAATACCTGACGCAATTAGAGCAAAGTAAAAAAGAGCGTCAACAAATTTTGGAGAAAGCCCGGCGCGAAGCAGAAGAGTTGATGGCGACAGCCAATAAGCGCATAGAACGTACTATTAGAGAAATTAAAGAAAGCCAGGCAGAGAAAGAACGTACTAAGAAGGCTCGTGAATCACTCACCAATTTTAAAGAACGTCTGGAAAAATCGGATGATAAGCAAAAGCATCGCATTGAACGAGAGATAGAACGTATTAAAAATCGTCAGAAACGTAAAGAGGAGAGACCCGATGGGGAAGCTTTATCAGAAAAGAAAAGCAAAGAGAGTGGATCCGAAAAGAAACGTCCGACCAAAACTAGCGTAAAGGATGACGGTATGGTTCGTAAAGGAGATAAGGTGAGGCTCGAAGGACAATCATTGCCTGGTGAGGTAATGGAGATTACGGGTAAAAATGCCATGGTTGCTTTTGGACACTTGATAACCAATGTGAAAATTTCCCGTTTACAAAAGATTAGTAATCGAGAAGTTAAACAAGCCATGCGCTCACTGAACCAACAGAGTCTGGGTGCTAATATGGCCGAGCAGGTGAGGAAAAGAAAACTTACTTTTAAACCAGATATTGATGTGAGAGGCCAGCGTGCTGAGGAAGCCATCCAAATAGTGACCGCTCATATTGATGATGCAGTAATGTGTGAAGTAGGAACTGTAAAGGTATTACATGGTAAAGGTAATGGTATCTTGCGTCAAATGTTAAGAGAGATGCTTCATACCATGCCGCATGTAAAAAGTTTTAGGGATGAGCATATTCAGTATGGAGGAAGTGGCATTACTATTGTGGAGATTGACATCTGA